The Burkholderia sp. PAMC 26561 genome includes the window AGTACTTCGGCAAGCCATGCGACATTGACACTGATGAAGCGATTCACTTCCGCGCGCACCTCGTCGGGCAAGTCGTCATGCTCCGCAGACATCAGTCCGACAAGGCACATCCGGTTCTCGTTCACTAACGCTGCCCGGAATATCCCCGCATAAGCGTCGATGCACGCGCGCACCGTCCCGGACGACGCGAGTATTTGCTCGAACGCGGCGACGCCGTCTTCCGTATAACGCTGCGCAAGCGCTGCGCCAAGATCGCCTTTCGTCGGAAAGTGATGATGGATGCTCGCGCTGGACACACCGACTTCCTTGCCGATTTCCCGAAAACTCAACGCGTTGTAGCCATTGCTCTGTACCATGAGACGGCCCACGCTCATTATTTTTTCCCGCGTGTCAGTGTTGGCCATGAGGAACATTCTCTACTTGTAATCAAGCTTAATTATATCTCTACCGATAGATAACTCGAGCTGACCCCTTATCTATCGATAGATTGTTGTTGACAGCGCGGTCGCGACGACCTAATCTTCGCTCCACACTTAACCTATCGATAGATAAGGAAACGATCATGAAAATTTACGACACCCCCGGCTTCCCTAATCCGGCACGCATTCGCATCGTCTTGGCCGAAAAAGGACTGGACCCGCAGATTGAGTTCGTCAAAGTGGATCTGTTTGCCGCCGAGCACAAGCAGGACGCCTTCCTCGCCATCAATCCGACGGGTACAGTTCCCGTACTCGAACTGGACGACGGCACATTCATCTCGGAAGGCGTTGCGATCACCGAGTATCTGGACAATCTGGACGGCAACCCTACGCTTACCGGAAAGACACCCAAGCAGAAAGCAGTGATTCACATGATGCAAAAGCGTGCGGATGATCAGTTGATCGATGCCATCGGCATTTACTTTCATCATGCAACGCCGGGGCTCGGCGATCGCTTGCTGGCTTATAAAAGCCCCGAGTGGGCGCACCGCAAAGAATGGGGCGAGCGCCATCTCGACAAGTTCGTGCGCGGCATGCGCTACTTCGACAGCGTGCTGAAAACACAGCCCTACATAGCGGGCGATGAATTTTCAATGGCCGATATCACCGCCTACGCGGCACTTTTACACGCCGGTTTTGCAAGCGTGGCCATTCCGGATGATTGCACCGCACTCTCGGCGTGGCAGGCGAAAATCTCGGAGCGGCCCAGCGTCAAGGATCGCAGCGGGCAAGCGTAAATTTCCGGCTTGAACTGTTCGGCGGTTTATCTCTCCGATCGATTCGCACTGGATCTATCGGAGATTTTGTTTTTGAAATTGCTGCGGTGCGAACCGGATATCCACGACTAAGCGACCTGCAGCACGTTGATCGCTCGCTTGGCAACAAACGACCCCGTGTTGCGACCGTACTCCGCCATATGGGCAGACGCGGCGTGAGCCTTGAGCGCGTCAATACTTTCCCAGCGTTCGATGACCAAGAAAGTATCGTCCCCCAGAGGGGTCTGGATTGCCCCGGCACCAGGTACATCGATCACGGCCTCATAACTGATACATCCTTCTTCTGCCAGGACAGCCGGCTGGTTCTTGCTGAACAACGCAAGAATGTCGGCGCGTTGACCGGGGTTCGCGGTGATGGTGGCAATGACGTGGATCATCCAATCTTCTCCGAATTAAATTAGGGCAAGCGCTGAATGATAATCCGGATCTCGCGCATGCATTCACCTATGCCCGGCGGCTAGTCCTTCGGTAAGCTCCGCAAGATCGCCCTGACCGGGCTTGCGTCGAGCGTGTTCAGCTTCAACGGCAGCGCGATCAACTCATAGGTGCCATTGGGAACATCATCGAGGATCAGACCTTCGAGGATCGCCATCTTGTGCGCGCGCACGCGGTGATGCGCGTCCATTGTCTTCGACTCTTGCGGATCGAGCGACGGGGTATCGACTCCTATCAGCCTCACGCCACGCTCAGCGAGCCAGTCGATCGCATCGGCCGAGATGGCGGCGAACTCGCTGTCCCATTCAGCCGTCGGCGCCTTTGCATAGGTCCGGATCAGTACACGTGGAGCGAGTTGCAACTGCGCGCTACGCAATGCCGATTCGATCTCTTCGACACTGACATGCGAACCCCGTGGCTTGATCGCAAGGACCAGACACTCTCCCAGATACACATCCAGACCGACTGCGCCAATGGCGGCGCCGTCCTGGTCATAGTGCAACGGCGCATCGGCGTGTGTGGCGGTGTGAGGCGAGAGCGTCATGCGTCCGACATTCACGGGTGAACCTGCCTCCATCTTCCAGACTCGTTCGAGCGTGACAGGTGTATCGCCAGGCCAGACAGGCGTGTTCGAATCGATGGAAGCGCTGATGTCGAAAAGTCGTTGAGGCATGAGTTTTATCCGTTTGTATTCATGCCAATGTTACGAGAAAGCCGCTGGTGATTGGTGTCAAAGCGAAGGTTGATAAGGAAGTCACGTCGAATAAAAATCGGTTTGCGCCAACAAACATACAAAATGATGCTTTTCTAATACGCGCTTCATCTTAGTGCGATTGAATGCCTTGCTCTGGTGCATAAGTACATGTGGTTTACTACAGCCGCTTTGTGTTGCTACACTTGATTCACTCGTGGCCGCTTCACTGGAGAGTTCGACATCATGTCTTACATCAGCGTCGAGATCAGGGCCTACGATGAAACACGCAAAGTGATCACCGTTGCGTTCAGCGAGAAGTGGCCCGTGGCATTGTCGTCAGCAGTGATCGCCGAGCTGACGCTCGAAGATTGCGACACCATCGGCCGTGATGGCGAACTCGAGCACTCCGGTTTGACCGAAGATGAAGCATGCGTCTTGCGCATGTTGTTCGAGGATGAAGGCACAATCGAAGATTGCCTGACCGATCCAAGGAGACTGATCGGGCTCGTGAACGAGATGGATGAATGAATTCATAAGAACGATGAGATAGCCGTGCATACGCTCGGCACGAGACAATCAAATGACAACATACGATGTCGTTGTTCGCGACATTCCAGCAATGACCGTAGTTTCCGTCGATCACACCGGACCTTATATCCAGATCAGCCAGGCGTTTGATTCGCTCGTCGGCTGGCTTGCAGGCCATGACCTGCTGTCGCCGGAGATCCGCATGGCGCGAATCTATTACGATAATCCGAAAGTCGTTCCGGAATCCGAACTAAGATCCAAGGCATGTGCAGTGCTGCCGCGCGAAGTCGAAGTTTCTCCGCCCGTAGGTTTGACGCAGATACGCGGCGGCCAATACGCGGTGCTGCTTCACAAGGGACCATATAGCGAGATGCATGCGGCATATGAGTGGCTGTACGGACCCTGGCTTACAGGGTCAGGACGCGAAGCCGCCGATGCCCCTTCGTTCGAAGTGTATCTGAACAGTCCGAAAGATACGGCGCCCGCTGATTGGCTCACGGAGATTTGCGTGCCGCTGCTTTAGGCATCCTTGCGCAAGGCAAGTATAAGGAAATCGATAAACGCTTTTACACGCGCCGTGGTCTGCAAGTGCTGCGGAATAACCGCATAGATGTCCGCGCCGGGCGTGCGATATTCCGGCAGCACATGCACGAGCCTGCCATCGTGCAGATAGTCCGCTATATCCCACTCCGCACGCAGCAAAATGCCGTGCCCTTCCAGCGCCCATTTCACCGCGATCTCGCCATCGTTGGTTGTCAGGTTGCCACGCACGCGGACACTCTCGGTCTTCTCGGCGGCACCGTGTCCGCTGATCAGGCGCCAGATACCGTAGCCATCGTCGCCCTGGCGTATGCCGATGCAATTGTGCTGGACCAGATCGTCAGGCGTTTGCGGAATCGGACGGTCCGCAAAATAAGCAGGCGCCGCGCACAACAACCGGCGATTGGGCGCAACCTGTCGGGCGATGACACGCGCGTCGGGCGGCTCGCCAAAGCGCACGCATACATCGAAGGCATTTTCGCTAAGCGCCGGCGGATCAACCGATAACTGCAACTGGACATCGACCTCTGGATAGGCACGTACGAATCGCGAGATTGCCGGCGCGATATGACTTCTGCCAAAACCCAGCGTTGCATTCACACGCAGTAGCCCGGTTGGCGCAGCGGAAGCGCCACCGAGCAATTGCGCAAGCTCATCCATTTCGGTCAGGATGCGGCGCGCCCGCGACACGTAAATCTCGCCTTCGGGCGTCAGGCTCATGCGCCGCGTGGTGCGGCTCACCAACGCAACGCCAGCTCGGGTTTCCATTTGCGCGAGATGTTTGCTTACCGCCGCCGTACTCAATCCTAACTCGCGGGCTGCCGCCGTCAGGCTGCCGCTGCCCGCGAGTATCGAAAAAAAGCTTAAGTCTTCTGCCTGGATTGGAGAGGTCATCGTTATTCCGCATCACTTGGCAAACCGCGAGAAGAAAAGGATTCTTAACTTCAGGTTAAGAACGATTTAAGTCTAGCAGCGTTTAGCACGCGCTTTTGCGCTTTAGGATGCGTTAGACGTTTAATCCGCCAAGAGATGAATATGAAGAATTACCGTATCGCGACCATTCCCGGAGACGGAATTGGCAAGGAAGTCGTCCCGGCCGGGCAAGAAGTCCTTGAAGCGCTAGCCGCGCGTACTAACGGATTCAAATTTGAATTCGAGAACTTCGGCTGGGGCGGGGATTACTATCGGGCACATGGCGTGATGATGCCGCCCAATGGCCTCGATGCACTTCGCGACAAGGACGCGATTCTTTTCGGTTCAGCCGGAGACCCAGACATACCCGACCACGTCACGCTGTGGGGTTTGCGTCTGAAAATTTGCCAGGGCTTCGATCAATATGCC containing:
- a CDS encoding TetR/AcrR family transcriptional regulator, whose translation is MANTDTREKIMSVGRLMVQSNGYNALSFREIGKEVGVSSASIHHHFPTKGDLGAALAQRYTEDGVAAFEQILASSGTVRACIDAYAGIFRAALVNENRMCLVGLMSAEHDDLPDEVRAEVNRFISVNVAWLAEVLSRRKTKASKEAIQHQALAIYAAIEGAQLVARGRGNIALFDQAVAAYRAAGLIP
- a CDS encoding AraC family transcriptional regulator; its protein translation is MTTYDVVVRDIPAMTVVSVDHTGPYIQISQAFDSLVGWLAGHDLLSPEIRMARIYYDNPKVVPESELRSKACAVLPREVEVSPPVGLTQIRGGQYAVLLHKGPYSEMHAAYEWLYGPWLTGSGREAADAPSFEVYLNSPKDTAPADWLTEICVPLL
- a CDS encoding glutathione S-transferase family protein, with the protein product MKIYDTPGFPNPARIRIVLAEKGLDPQIEFVKVDLFAAEHKQDAFLAINPTGTVPVLELDDGTFISEGVAITEYLDNLDGNPTLTGKTPKQKAVIHMMQKRADDQLIDAIGIYFHHATPGLGDRLLAYKSPEWAHRKEWGERHLDKFVRGMRYFDSVLKTQPYIAGDEFSMADITAYAALLHAGFASVAIPDDCTALSAWQAKISERPSVKDRSGQA
- the kynB gene encoding arylformamidase, with protein sequence MPQRLFDISASIDSNTPVWPGDTPVTLERVWKMEAGSPVNVGRMTLSPHTATHADAPLHYDQDGAAIGAVGLDVYLGECLVLAIKPRGSHVSVEEIESALRSAQLQLAPRVLIRTYAKAPTAEWDSEFAAISADAIDWLAERGVRLIGVDTPSLDPQESKTMDAHHRVRAHKMAILEGLILDDVPNGTYELIALPLKLNTLDASPVRAILRSLPKD
- a CDS encoding putative quinol monooxygenase; protein product: MIHVIATITANPGQRADILALFSKNQPAVLAEEGCISYEAVIDVPGAGAIQTPLGDDTFLVIERWESIDALKAHAASAHMAEYGRNTGSFVAKRAINVLQVA
- a CDS encoding LysR family transcriptional regulator, translated to MTSPIQAEDLSFFSILAGSGSLTAAARELGLSTAAVSKHLAQMETRAGVALVSRTTRRMSLTPEGEIYVSRARRILTEMDELAQLLGGASAAPTGLLRVNATLGFGRSHIAPAISRFVRAYPEVDVQLQLSVDPPALSENAFDVCVRFGEPPDARVIARQVAPNRRLLCAAPAYFADRPIPQTPDDLVQHNCIGIRQGDDGYGIWRLISGHGAAEKTESVRVRGNLTTNDGEIAVKWALEGHGILLRAEWDIADYLHDGRLVHVLPEYRTPGADIYAVIPQHLQTTARVKAFIDFLILALRKDA